The genome window TTCCACGGTGAGAATTTGCATTTGCCTCCCGAACAGTCAAAGCTGTATTTAAAAGAAATATTCCTCTTTCAGCCCATTTTGATAAATTTCCACTTTGCGGAATTCTCAAACCTAAATCTGAATGTAATTCTTTGAAAATATTTTGTAAAGACGGTGGAATTGGAATATTTTCCCGAACTGAAAAAGCCAATCCATGAGCTTGACCTTTTTTGTGATATGGGTCTTGACCTAAAATCACAACTTTCACTTTTTCTAGCGGTGTTTTTTGAAATGCGGTAAAAATCTCTTCTTTTGGTGGAAAAATATTGAATTGAGTTCTTTCATGCGAAACAAAATTACGAAGTTCTTTAAAAGATGAACTGTTCATATGTTCTTTTAAATGAAAATACCAATCTCTTGGGAATAAACCATAATTATTAGACATTTGGAAAATCTTTTGAAGTTTTTGATGAAGATGGCGCGGTGGACGGGACTCGAACCCGCGACCTCCGGCGTGACAGGCCAGCATTCTAACCAACTAAACTACCACCGCACCTCATC of Thiovulum sp. ES contains these proteins:
- a CDS encoding uracil-DNA glycosylase (PFAM: Uracil DNA glycosylase superfamily~TIGRFAM: uracil-DNA glycosylase); the encoded protein is MSNNYGLFPRDWYFHLKEHMNSSSFKELRNFVSHERTQFNIFPPKEEIFTAFQKTPLEKVKVVILGQDPYHKKGQAHGLAFSVRENIPIPPSLQNIFKELHSDLGLRIPQSGNLSKWAERGIFLLNTALTVREANANSHRGKGWEEFTDEVIRVISKEREKVVFILWGSNAQQKSDLIDKDKHLILKAPHPSPLSAYRGFFDSKPFSKTNNYLKENGGYGLNWEL